In Populus trichocarpa isolate Nisqually-1 chromosome 16, P.trichocarpa_v4.1, whole genome shotgun sequence, a genomic segment contains:
- the LOC7460416 gene encoding protein LURP-one-related 15 yields the protein MATGQAFNPVPAMRTYPPVEHPVVVIGPQYLAQYPVELDVNIDFKVSDINGTLIFQVKSKLLSLHDRRFLKDAAGNTVVHLRKKIMTMHRRWEAFRGKSKEKNDLLFTAKKSKLFQFKTELDVFLGYNKGEVPDFKVKEGYSKSSCSILLGDSNTTLAQVHGRHTLAIMPNVDYAFIVALVVVILNKINANDDGDAAINGFMNGLVLCS from the exons ATGGCTACTGGGCAAGCATTCAACCCCGTTCCAGCTATGAGAACATACCCGCCAGTGGAGCATCCAGTCGTGGTAATAGGGCCACAGTACCTGGCACAGTACCCTGTTGAACTCGACGTCAACATTGATTTTAAGGTGTCTGACATTAATGGCACCCTCATCTTCCAGGTCAAAAGTAAACTATTAAGCCTCCATGATCGTCGTTTTCTGAAAGATGCAGCCGGTAACACCGTTGTCCATCTCAGGAAGAAG ATAATGACCATGCATCGGAGGTGGGAGGCTTTTAGAGGAAAAAGCAAGGAGAAGAATGATTTGCTTTTCACAGCCAAGAAATCAAAGCTGTTCCAATTCAAGACTGAATTAGACGTATTCTTGGGTTATAACAAAGGAGAGGTCCCTGATTTCAAGGTCAAAGAAGGCTACAGCAAGAGTTCCTGCTCTATACTTCTTGGAGATTCCAATACCACGCTTGCACAa GTGCATGGAAGACACACTCTCGCGATTATGCCTAATGTTGATTATGCCTTCATAGTGGCCCTTGTGGTGGTGATTCTCAACAAGATCAATGCTAATGATGATGGGGACGCGGCCATTAACGGTTTTATGAATGGACTTGTTTTGTGCTCGTAA